Proteins from a genomic interval of Chloroflexaceae bacterium:
- the pheA gene encoding prephenate dehydratase, giving the protein MTTIAYLGPPGTFSEEAALAYAASLPDALLLPLASIPAVVTAIETDAATVGVLPIENLLEGSVNYTLDLLIHETSLQIAGEIVIPIRQYLAARPGVQLSEAAVLYAHPQSLGQCRKFVERCLPGVATVASLSNSAALREAMADERPAVAITTRRAAELMGAAVLARDIADNLGNVTRFIVLARTDVPPTGDDKTSFCFGFTEDRAGTLVGALLELAEEQINMTKLESRPSRAVLGQYIFLVDINGHREEAHVARALARIRARTGMFKVFGSYPRWKG; this is encoded by the coding sequence ATGACCACCATCGCCTACCTCGGTCCCCCCGGCACCTTCAGCGAGGAAGCGGCGCTGGCTTACGCGGCCAGCCTGCCCGACGCGCTCCTGCTGCCGCTGGCGAGCATTCCGGCGGTGGTGACCGCGATCGAAACCGATGCGGCCACCGTCGGCGTGTTGCCGATTGAGAACCTGCTTGAGGGCAGCGTCAACTACACGCTTGATCTCCTGATCCACGAGACGAGCTTGCAGATCGCCGGAGAGATCGTCATTCCGATCCGCCAGTATCTGGCGGCGCGCCCCGGCGTGCAGCTCTCCGAGGCTGCGGTGCTCTACGCCCATCCGCAGAGCCTGGGGCAGTGCCGCAAGTTTGTTGAGCGTTGCCTGCCGGGGGTGGCAACGGTGGCCTCGCTCTCCAACAGCGCTGCCCTGCGCGAGGCCATGGCCGACGAACGCCCTGCCGTGGCAATCACCACCCGCCGCGCTGCCGAGTTGATGGGGGCAGCGGTGCTGGCCCGCGACATCGCCGATAACCTGGGCAACGTGACCCGCTTCATCGTGCTGGCCCGCACCGATGTGCCTCCGACCGGCGATGATAAAACCAGTTTCTGCTTCGGCTTCACCGAGGACCGCGCCGGCACCCTCGTCGGAGCGTTGCTCGAACTGGCCGAAGAGCAGATCAACATGACCAAGCTTGAATCACGGCCCTCGCGGGCCGTGCTGGGGCAGTACATCTTTCTGGTTGACATAAATGGGCATCGTGAAGAGGCCCATGTCGCCCGCGCGCTGGCCCGTATTCGCGCCAGAACGGGGATGTTCAAGGTGTTCGGGAGCTATCCCCGCTGGAAGGGTTAA
- a CDS encoding 2-isopropylmalate synthase, which produces METPAVDHVRIFDTTLRDGEQAPGCTMTLEEKLEVARQLARLNVDIIEAGFPAASPGDWAAVHEIAREVGTPDGPIIAALARANRDDIEKAWSAIQPAAKKRIHTFMSTSDIHLQHQFRKTREEALVIIREMVAFARSLCEDVEFSPMDAGRSDPLFLRQAVTVAIEAGATTLNIPDTVGYLTPDEYGAMIRDLYENVPGIKQCILSTHCHDDLGMAVANSLAGVRNGARQVECTINGIGERAGNASLEEVVMAIHTRGQFYGVRTRINTREIARTSRLVSSFIGVPVPPNKAIVGANAFAHESGIHQDGVLKHRQTYEIMSAETVGLDGSELVLGKHSGRHAFRTKLNAMGIELESEEEFQHLFERFKDLCDRKKRIDERDILALVTGELQHTPEIYRLEHVQYNSGLGMIPTATVRLIGPEGQVFVDSDTGTGPVDAIYRAINRVVQRPNELIEFSINAITEGLDAVAEVTVRIREQGAPDAEGERVDLRASTSTTTVLTGKRAAQHIFSGYGVHTDTIVAAAQAYMAALNKMLAARQERIKAEAVAYAAGYGTD; this is translated from the coding sequence ATGGAGACCCCTGCGGTAGATCATGTACGCATCTTCGATACCACCCTGCGCGACGGCGAGCAGGCGCCTGGCTGCACTATGACCCTGGAGGAGAAGCTGGAGGTGGCGCGACAACTGGCGCGCCTGAACGTAGACATCATCGAAGCCGGCTTCCCCGCGGCCTCGCCCGGCGACTGGGCGGCGGTGCACGAGATTGCGCGCGAGGTGGGGACGCCAGACGGCCCGATCATCGCTGCGCTGGCGCGCGCCAACCGCGATGACATCGAGAAGGCCTGGTCGGCCATCCAGCCCGCCGCTAAGAAGCGCATCCACACCTTCATGTCCACCTCGGACATCCACCTCCAGCACCAGTTCCGCAAGACGCGCGAAGAGGCCCTGGTGATCATCCGCGAGATGGTCGCCTTCGCGCGATCGCTCTGCGAGGATGTCGAGTTTTCGCCGATGGACGCCGGGCGCAGCGATCCGCTCTTCCTGCGCCAGGCCGTGACAGTGGCGATTGAGGCCGGCGCCACCACCCTGAACATCCCCGATACCGTCGGCTACCTCACCCCCGACGAGTACGGCGCCATGATCCGCGATCTCTACGAAAACGTGCCGGGGATCAAGCAGTGCATCCTCTCCACCCACTGCCACGACGACCTGGGGATGGCAGTGGCTAACTCGCTGGCAGGCGTGCGCAACGGGGCGCGTCAGGTGGAATGCACCATTAATGGCATCGGCGAGCGCGCCGGGAATGCCTCGCTCGAAGAAGTGGTGATGGCCATCCACACCCGCGGGCAGTTCTACGGCGTGCGCACTCGGATCAACACCCGTGAGATCGCCCGCACCTCGCGCCTGGTCTCCAGCTTCATCGGCGTGCCTGTGCCGCCGAACAAGGCCATTGTCGGCGCCAACGCCTTCGCTCACGAGTCGGGCATTCATCAGGACGGTGTGCTCAAGCACCGCCAGACCTATGAGATCATGAGCGCCGAGACGGTGGGCCTCGATGGCAGCGAACTGGTGCTCGGCAAGCACTCGGGCCGGCATGCCTTCCGCACCAAGCTCAATGCCATGGGCATCGAGCTGGAGAGCGAGGAGGAGTTTCAGCACCTCTTCGAGCGCTTCAAGGACCTGTGCGATCGCAAGAAGCGGATTGATGAGCGTGACATCCTCGCCCTGGTCACCGGCGAGTTGCAGCACACGCCGGAAATCTATCGCCTCGAGCATGTGCAGTACAACTCCGGACTGGGAATGATCCCCACTGCCACGGTGCGGTTGATCGGCCCGGAGGGCCAGGTGTTTGTTGATAGCGATACAGGCACCGGCCCGGTGGACGCGATCTACCGGGCAATCAACCGGGTGGTGCAACGCCCCAACGAATTGATCGAGTTTTCGATCAACGCCATCACCGAAGGACTGGACGCAGTGGCCGAGGTGACGGTGCGCATCCGCGAGCAGGGCGCGCCGGACGCCGAGGGCGAGCGGGTGGACCTGAGGGCCAGTACCAGCACCACCACGGTGCTGACCGGCAAACGGGCGGCGCAGCACATCTTCAGCGGCTACGGGGTGCATACCGACACGATCGTAGCGGCGGCGCAGGCGTATATGGCCGCGCTCAACAAGATGCTCGCTGCACGCCAGGAGCGGATCAAGGCCGAGGCCGTGGCCTACGCCGCGGGCTATGGCACGGACTAG